AAATAACAAGAACCAATtagaaaagaaactaaaattgtAAAGCAGAGATACGGTAGCGGATTTGATATGCAAATATATAGGGTGTCTAGGCTTCGAGGATTCCAAAAACACGATTTCAAACTTTgtaaatttctctaaaattgtgcaataaatttttatttttacaataaatcaATTTCATTCTAGTTGTTACAAAACCTTAAACTCTATGGAAACTTTCATGATCATATTCATCATCGAACGATAGTCTTTCCTCTTTGTGTTTACTTGATCTTTTTGTTTTACTCAATCTAGATTTATTATGCGATTCCACATCTTCCTCCGATAGAATTTCCCTTTTAATATCAGTATGTTTTTTCGTATCTAATTTGCTTAAAATATCTTCTTCCTCTTGATAGATATTTGATTTGGTTGATGTTGATGGTCTATTATCCGAATCTTCccttaattttgattttttacccAAACTAGTTTTAAGTGTCTGCGAAGCTCGACTCGTTTCATTTAGTTCCTGTTTTATTTGAGAGATGAATGGATTTTTGAATGGTTCAATAATATCATCAATGTCGCTGGTGTTTGAGGTCGCCTTATGGATttctttatttacaaattgttctAAATCAGCTTCggatttaatgaattttccttGATTCTCTTCGAATTCTGCTTCAATTTCCAGTTGTTCCAACAAGCTGGCTCTCTGTTTTATGAGGGTTTCATTGGGTGGACCAATTCTCAAGCAGGTTTCACCCACAATTTGATGTGCCACTAAATCAGATTCTGGATTTCGATCATTTTGGATTTCATTGGATATTGGTATTTGATCTACTGGTAGAACTTCGTTCAACTATGGATTAAGATAAGTTTTGGGTTATCGATGGATTTATACCGATGAATCTGTTGATATACTAAGTAACATGGTACTTACAAATTCAAATGACCACATGGCAAAATAATAAACGATTAATAGgattaatgtaaatttaaaaatttccttgCACACACTTAGGGAACCATCAACAATCACAGCAACGGAGCCTCTAACCAGTCCttcaagtaaatatttaatttgttcaaCAACTATCATGCTGTTTTCGAAATCATGGcgattttttcataaatgtacaataatgaatttttgtttagaatatttttttacaaataaataaaaattgattgaaCAAATCAACTAAAAACTCCAGTGGTGAGTAGTATTACTACGTTTAAAGCATTCATTTATTTAGGACAAAAACATAGCATAGACACGAACCAGTATAGACAAGAGCTTATCATAGACGACACCTTTTTCTATAATAAGTTTCTGGTGGCATCATTGTTCTTGTTTGACTGTCACAGTTGTATTTTCTGGTACTTTTCCTGCTTTAATGCTACTTTTTAAACAgctgtttgtttgttattgttgttatggGATTCAATGATTAAAATCTTATCTCTGTTTGctaaaaat
The nucleotide sequence above comes from Calliphora vicina chromosome 1, idCalVici1.1, whole genome shotgun sequence. Encoded proteins:
- the LOC135964018 gene encoding uncharacterized protein LOC135964018 — its product is MIVVEQIKYLLEGLVRGSVAVIVDGSLSVCKEIFKFTLILLIVYYFAMWSFEFLNEVLPVDQIPISNEIQNDRNPESDLVAHQIVGETCLRIGPPNETLIKQRASLLEQLEIEAEFEENQGKFIKSEADLEQFVNKEIHKATSNTSDIDDIIEPFKNPFISQIKQELNETSRASQTLKTSLGKKSKLREDSDNRPSTSTKSNIYQEEEDILSKLDTKKHTDIKREILSEEDVESHNKSRLSKTKRSSKHKEERLSFDDEYDHESFHRV